A region from the Sphingomonas flavescens genome encodes:
- a CDS encoding EF-hand domain-containing protein — MKLAFAALIMTAASPLIAQAAPRPVSRAEFLKANSARFAAVDLNRDGKIDRKEMAAAQQRELAVARQRIQQQLAAKFRQLDTNKNGSLSLAEFQAAMPNINTAETPDQLLAKLDTNRNGTVDANEFRAPDLAKFNRADTNRDGVVSPTEARAVAGQR, encoded by the coding sequence ATGAAACTGGCGTTTGCCGCACTGATCATGACGGCCGCCTCTCCGCTGATTGCGCAGGCGGCACCCCGGCCGGTGAGCCGGGCCGAATTCCTGAAGGCCAACAGCGCCCGCTTCGCCGCCGTCGACCTCAACCGCGACGGCAAGATCGACCGCAAGGAAATGGCCGCCGCCCAGCAGCGTGAGCTTGCCGTGGCGCGCCAGCGGATCCAGCAGCAGCTCGCCGCCAAGTTCCGGCAGCTCGATACCAACAAGAATGGCTCGCTCAGCCTTGCAGAGTTCCAGGCGGCGATGCCCAATATCAATACCGCGGAAACCCCTGATCAGCTGCTCGCCAAGCTCGATACCAATCGCAACGGAACTGTCGATGCCAACGAGTTTCGCGCGCCCGACCTCGCCAAGTTCAATCGCGCCGACACCAACCGCGACGGCGTCGTCTCGCCCACCGAAGCCCGCGCCGTCGCGGGCCAACGATAG
- a CDS encoding MipA/OmpV family protein, translating into MKNLLIGLAALLPAWGAADAQENRDIRVRVGIGPQIEPKYIGADSYKIAPLFHFKIAHGDKQFGFSAPDDGPSLGIVSSDGFKLGVTGKIQGKRKASDVGAAVGDVKTTYELGGFAQYEWQDSLRVRAKLLKGLNGHDGVVGEVSADKIWRDGDRYVFSVGPRVMFSDAKFQRAYFGVTPAVASVTGLPAYRPGSGIYAAAAAAGATYALSNNWGLFGYARYERLVGDAAKSPIVRQFGSRNQLSAGGGVNYTFTIHRSPK; encoded by the coding sequence ATGAAAAATCTTCTGATCGGCTTGGCCGCGCTTCTGCCAGCCTGGGGCGCAGCCGACGCTCAGGAAAATCGGGACATTCGGGTGCGGGTCGGGATCGGTCCGCAGATCGAGCCGAAATACATCGGCGCCGACAGTTACAAGATTGCCCCGCTTTTCCATTTCAAGATCGCGCACGGCGACAAGCAGTTTGGCTTTAGCGCGCCTGACGACGGGCCGAGCCTTGGGATTGTATCGTCGGACGGCTTCAAGCTGGGTGTCACCGGGAAAATCCAGGGCAAGCGCAAGGCGTCCGACGTCGGCGCTGCCGTGGGCGACGTGAAGACGACCTATGAACTCGGCGGCTTCGCGCAGTACGAATGGCAGGATAGCCTGCGTGTTCGCGCCAAGCTGCTCAAAGGCCTGAATGGCCATGACGGTGTGGTCGGCGAGGTCAGCGCCGACAAGATCTGGCGCGACGGCGACCGATATGTGTTTTCGGTTGGGCCGCGGGTGATGTTTTCGGACGCGAAGTTTCAGCGCGCTTATTTTGGCGTCACGCCCGCCGTGGCCTCGGTCACCGGATTACCGGCCTACCGCCCCGGGAGTGGCATCTACGCCGCTGCCGCGGCTGCCGGTGCGACCTATGCGCTCAGCAACAATTGGGGGCTATTCGGCTACGCGCGATACGAACGGCTGGTCGGCGATGCCGCCAAGTCGCCGATCGTGCGGCAGTTCGGATCGCGCAACCAGCTGTCGGCCGGCGGCGGGGTGAACTACACCTTCACGATCCACCGGTCGCCCAAATAG
- the cysD gene encoding sulfate adenylyltransferase subunit CysD, which produces MSSPLSHLDRLEAESIFILRETVAESARPVMLYSMGKDSAVMLHLARKAFFPGPLPFPLLHVDTTWKFRDMYVERDRVAALPGVRLIVHQNLDAVARGINPFDHGPMHTDLWKTEGLKQALDAGKFDAAFGGARRDEEKSRAKERVFSFRDRNHRWDPKRQRPELWSLYNARIAAGESMRVFPLSNWTELDVWEYVMREGIEVVPLYFAAARPTVVRDGLILMVDDERMRLADGEQVETRTVRFRTLGCYPLSGAVESDAASVEDIVAEMLASSTSERQGRAIDRDAGSGSMEKKKQEGYF; this is translated from the coding sequence ATGAGCAGTCCCCTGTCCCATCTCGACCGGCTCGAGGCGGAAAGCATCTTCATCCTGCGCGAAACGGTCGCGGAAAGCGCGCGGCCGGTGATGCTCTACTCGATGGGCAAGGACAGCGCGGTGATGCTGCACCTGGCGCGCAAGGCGTTCTTTCCGGGGCCGCTGCCGTTCCCGCTGTTGCACGTCGATACGACGTGGAAGTTCCGCGACATGTACGTAGAGCGCGACCGTGTGGCGGCGCTGCCGGGCGTACGGCTGATCGTGCATCAGAACTTGGACGCGGTGGCGCGGGGGATCAACCCGTTCGACCACGGGCCGATGCACACCGATTTGTGGAAGACCGAGGGGCTGAAGCAGGCGCTGGATGCCGGCAAGTTCGATGCGGCGTTCGGCGGTGCTCGGCGCGACGAGGAAAAGAGCCGGGCGAAGGAGCGGGTGTTCAGCTTCCGCGACCGGAATCATCGGTGGGACCCGAAGCGCCAGCGCCCGGAGCTGTGGTCGCTGTACAATGCGCGCATCGCGGCGGGCGAAAGCATGCGGGTGTTCCCGCTCAGCAACTGGACCGAGCTCGACGTGTGGGAATATGTGATGCGCGAGGGGATCGAGGTGGTCCCGCTCTACTTCGCCGCGGCGCGCCCGACGGTGGTTCGCGACGGCCTGATCCTGATGGTGGACGATGAGCGGATGCGGCTGGCCGACGGCGAGCAGGTCGAGACGCGCACCGTGCGATTTCGGACGCTGGGCTGTTACCCGCTGTCGGGCGCAGTGGAGAGCGACGCGGCAAGTGTCGAGGACATCGTCGCCGAGATGCTGGCGAGCTCGACCAGCGAGCGGCAGGGCCGCGCCATTGATCGCGACGCGGGCAGCGGATCGATGGAGAAGAAGAAGCAGGAGGGGTATTTCTGA
- the cysN gene encoding sulfate adenylyltransferase subunit CysN, which yields MTAPADVRAWLAEQERKERLRFLTCGSVDDGKSTLIGRLLYETRQIFDDQLAALEADSKRHGTQGEAVDLALLVDGLAAEREQGITIDVAYRYFASERRKFIVADTPGHEQYTRNMVTGASTADLAVVLVDARKGVLTQTRRHSYLARLLGIRRTVLAVNKMDLVDFDQAAFAAITADYRAFAEQVGIEGWTAIPLSGLTGDNVVQRGTAMPWFDGPSLLEHLDTIPLDADADADKPLRMPVQRVSRPSHEFRGFTGQIASGVVTRSQDIRVLPSGRTTRIERIVTADGDLERAVAGQSVTLTFTHEVDCSRGDVIAAADAPPEVADQFEATIVWMDEQELLPGRGYWLKLGTQLVTATVQAPKYEINVNTLEHLAAQTLELNAIGVATIATDRELVFEPYAVDGGSPNRVSPNRVLGGFILIDKLTNATVAAGMLHFALRRALNIHRQPLEVSRETHAALLGQKPAVLWFTGLSGSGKSTIANMVEKKLAARGRHTFLLDGDNVRHGLNRDLGFTEADRIENVRRVGEVARLMADAGLIVLTAFISPFRAERELVRRMLPEGEFFEIFVDTPLAEAERRDVKGLYAKARSGELKNFTGIDSPYERPEQPDIRIDTTMTSVEEAAEMIVERLLLRH from the coding sequence ATGACCGCGCCTGCCGACGTCCGTGCCTGGCTGGCCGAACAGGAGCGGAAGGAGCGGCTGCGCTTCCTCACCTGCGGCAGCGTCGATGACGGCAAGTCCACGCTGATCGGGCGGCTGCTGTACGAGACGCGGCAGATCTTCGACGACCAGCTGGCGGCGCTGGAGGCGGACAGCAAGCGGCACGGGACGCAGGGCGAAGCCGTCGATCTGGCGCTGCTCGTCGACGGGCTGGCGGCGGAACGCGAGCAGGGCATCACCATCGACGTCGCCTATCGCTATTTCGCGAGCGAGCGGCGCAAGTTCATCGTCGCCGATACGCCGGGCCACGAGCAATATACGCGCAATATGGTCACCGGCGCGTCGACCGCCGACCTGGCAGTAGTGCTGGTCGATGCGCGCAAAGGCGTGCTGACCCAGACGCGGCGGCATTCGTACCTCGCGCGCCTGCTTGGCATCCGGCGGACCGTGCTGGCGGTGAACAAGATGGACCTGGTCGATTTCGACCAGGCGGCGTTCGCGGCGATCACTGCCGACTATCGCGCCTTTGCCGAGCAGGTCGGTATCGAGGGGTGGACGGCGATCCCGCTGTCGGGATTGACCGGCGACAATGTCGTGCAGCGCGGAACGGCGATGCCGTGGTTCGACGGGCCGAGCCTGCTCGAGCATCTCGATACCATCCCGCTCGATGCTGATGCGGATGCCGACAAGCCGCTGCGCATGCCGGTGCAGCGGGTGAGCCGGCCCAGTCACGAGTTCCGCGGTTTTACCGGCCAGATTGCCTCAGGCGTTGTGACGCGGTCGCAAGATATTCGCGTGCTGCCGTCAGGCAGGACGACGCGGATCGAGCGGATCGTCACCGCCGACGGCGACTTGGAGCGCGCCGTTGCCGGTCAGTCGGTGACGCTGACCTTCACGCACGAAGTGGACTGCTCGCGCGGCGACGTGATCGCGGCAGCGGATGCGCCGCCCGAAGTGGCCGACCAGTTCGAAGCAACAATCGTCTGGATGGACGAGCAAGAATTGCTGCCCGGGCGTGGTTACTGGCTGAAGCTCGGTACCCAGCTGGTGACCGCGACGGTTCAGGCGCCCAAGTACGAGATCAACGTCAACACGCTGGAGCATCTGGCGGCGCAGACGCTGGAGCTGAATGCCATCGGCGTCGCGACCATCGCTACCGATCGCGAACTGGTGTTCGAGCCTTATGCGGTGGATGGGGGATCGCCTAACCGCGTGTCCCCTAATCGTGTTTTGGGCGGCTTCATCCTGATCGACAAGCTGACCAATGCGACGGTGGCCGCTGGAATGCTGCACTTCGCGCTGCGGCGGGCGCTCAACATCCACCGCCAGCCGCTGGAAGTCAGCCGGGAGACGCATGCGGCGCTGCTGGGCCAGAAACCGGCGGTGCTGTGGTTCACGGGACTGTCTGGGTCGGGCAAGTCGACCATTGCCAATATGGTCGAAAAGAAGTTGGCGGCGCGTGGGCGCCATACCTTCCTGCTGGACGGCGACAATGTGCGTCATGGCCTCAACCGTGACCTTGGCTTCACCGAGGCTGACCGCATCGAGAACGTCCGCCGCGTGGGCGAGGTGGCGCGGCTGATGGCCGACGCGGGCCTGATCGTGCTGACCGCGTTCATATCGCCCTTCCGGGCCGAGCGTGAGCTGGTCCGGCGGATGCTGCCGGAAGGCGAGTTCTTCGAGATCTTCGTCGACACGCCGCTGGCGGAAGCGGAGCGCCGGGACGTCAAGGGTCTCTACGCCAAGGCGAGGAGCGGTGAGCTCAAGAATTTCACGGGGATCGACAGTCCGTACGAGCGGCCCGAGCAGCCCGACATCCGGATCGACACCACCATGACTAGCGTCGAAGAAGCGGCCGAAATGATCGTGGAGCGGTTGCTGTTGCGGCACTGA
- a CDS encoding alpha/beta hydrolase — translation MSIRAALVAVSVAFAVPAAAAVPPYPASFHTQEIATNGTTIHVRVGGKGPAVVLLHGYGETGDMWSPLAAELVRDHQVIVPDLRGMGLSAKPKSGFDKKTQGEDVAGVLDALHVAKADVVTHDIGNMVGFAFAMEHPDRVRRWALIDAPVPGVGPWEQIIQNPLLWHFRFGGPDMERLVAGRERIYLDRFWNEFSADPKHFDEASRQHYAKLYALPGAMHSGFEQFHAFDQDAVDNRAWLAAKGKLAMPVLALGGEKSFGTQMAEVMRAGATDVTGGIVPASGHWIMEENPAATVKLVRDFLAKP, via the coding sequence ATGTCCATCCGCGCGGCGCTCGTCGCCGTTTCCGTCGCTTTCGCTGTTCCGGCCGCCGCTGCCGTCCCGCCGTATCCGGCGTCCTTCCATACCCAGGAAATCGCCACCAACGGCACCACCATCCACGTGCGCGTCGGCGGCAAGGGCCCGGCCGTGGTCCTGCTCCACGGCTATGGCGAGACCGGCGATATGTGGTCCCCGCTCGCCGCCGAGCTGGTGCGCGATCACCAGGTCATCGTCCCCGACCTCCGCGGCATGGGCCTGTCCGCCAAGCCCAAGTCGGGGTTCGACAAGAAGACGCAGGGCGAGGACGTCGCCGGCGTGCTCGACGCGCTGCACGTCGCCAAAGCCGACGTCGTCACCCACGACATCGGCAACATGGTCGGCTTCGCCTTCGCCATGGAGCATCCCGATCGCGTCCGGCGCTGGGCGCTGATCGACGCGCCGGTCCCCGGCGTCGGCCCGTGGGAGCAGATCATCCAGAACCCGCTCCTCTGGCACTTCCGCTTCGGCGGTCCGGACATGGAGCGGCTCGTCGCCGGCCGCGAGCGCATCTACCTCGACCGCTTCTGGAACGAATTCTCCGCCGACCCCAAGCATTTCGACGAGGCCAGCCGCCAGCATTACGCGAAACTCTATGCCCTCCCCGGCGCGATGCATTCGGGCTTCGAGCAGTTCCACGCCTTCGACCAGGACGCGGTCGACAACCGCGCCTGGCTCGCGGCCAAGGGCAAGCTCGCCATGCCCGTCCTCGCGCTCGGCGGAGAAAAGAGCTTCGGCACGCAAATGGCCGAGGTAATGCGCGCCGGCGCGACCGACGTCACCGGCGGCATCGTCCCCGCATCCGGCCACTGGATCATGGAAGAGAATCCCGCCGCCACCGTGAAGCTCGTCCGCGACTTCCTCGCCAAACCCTGA
- a CDS encoding helicase-related protein, with translation MAPRSDATVRAILGPTNTGKTYLAIERMCAHSSGVIGFPLRLLAREVYDRVVALKGEKQVALLTGEERIVPPTARYFLCTAESMPVPGGASHHEGEQNRDFAFAAIDEAQLGIDPERGHVFTDRLLRARGREETLILGSDTLRPIIRELLPEAEIVSRPRFSTLRYAGSVKLSRLPPRSAVVAFSAEQVYALAEMLRRFKGGAAVVMGALSPATRNAQVAMFQRGEVDYLVATDAIGMGLNMDVTHVAFAGLEKFDGRRDRRLTIPEMAQIAGRAGRHQKDGTFGTLGLTEESGGFSEEEVNAIEDHRFRPLDSLYWRNANLDFTDVRALIKSLEQKSDDPILRSAPEAIDLSVLKLVAEDPAIAARRGIHARRLWAVCGLPDFRKVGPMHHARMVRRLFSYIGEGGHVPHEWFAAEVARLDNMSGDIEALADRLAGIRSWAYIAHRADWLKEPVKWADRTREVEARLSDALHERLTQRFVDRRTSVLVRDIGARGADALPVTVAADGEVSVGPEPIGHLTGFDFRVDPSAKLADKRLLLAAAERRLGDELDRRAKALVEAKDETFQLIIEDTGGLAVCWEGHVLARLAPGRSLLEPALRTARALDRLSAPARAALRQRLEAWLETQIGRHLGSLKQLAAAAGDPATPSSVRALAAMLADAGGHLPRKTALSAIAHLEQADRQAVHRLRVRLGPLDVFLPLLLKPAAQYWRAALLAVKQGQPMPTLPAPGAATLTADADPRGAALAYRRLGKTWLRIDLADRLASHARKVRSAGGNDPVDRDLAISVGLDDEALSRLMNDIGFARAGDAWKWHGRRGSRPDAWRPGTNAFAELAKLKK, from the coding sequence ATGGCGCCGCGTTCAGACGCTACGGTCCGGGCGATCCTCGGGCCGACCAACACGGGGAAGACGTACCTCGCGATCGAACGCATGTGCGCTCACTCCTCGGGCGTCATCGGCTTCCCGCTGCGTCTCCTAGCGCGTGAAGTCTACGACCGCGTCGTCGCCCTAAAGGGCGAAAAGCAGGTCGCACTGCTGACTGGCGAGGAACGCATCGTTCCGCCCACGGCCCGCTATTTCCTGTGCACCGCCGAGAGCATGCCCGTCCCCGGCGGCGCCAGCCATCACGAGGGCGAGCAAAATCGCGACTTCGCCTTCGCGGCGATCGATGAGGCGCAACTCGGCATCGACCCGGAACGCGGGCACGTCTTCACCGACCGCCTGCTCCGCGCCCGCGGCCGCGAGGAGACGCTCATCCTCGGCTCGGACACGCTGCGGCCGATCATCCGCGAGCTGCTGCCCGAGGCCGAGATCGTCAGCCGCCCGCGCTTTTCCACCCTCCGTTACGCCGGCAGCGTCAAGCTCTCGCGCCTGCCGCCGCGCTCAGCCGTCGTCGCCTTCTCCGCCGAGCAGGTGTACGCGCTTGCCGAGATGCTCCGCCGCTTCAAGGGCGGCGCCGCAGTGGTCATGGGCGCGCTTTCGCCCGCCACGCGCAACGCCCAGGTTGCCATGTTCCAGCGCGGCGAGGTCGATTATCTGGTCGCTACCGATGCCATCGGCATGGGCCTCAACATGGACGTCACGCACGTCGCCTTTGCCGGCCTGGAGAAGTTTGACGGGCGCCGCGACCGCCGCCTGACGATCCCCGAAATGGCGCAGATCGCCGGTCGCGCCGGGCGCCACCAGAAGGACGGCACCTTCGGCACGCTTGGCCTGACCGAAGAGAGCGGCGGCTTTTCCGAGGAAGAGGTCAACGCGATCGAAGACCATCGCTTCCGGCCCCTCGACAGCCTCTACTGGCGCAACGCAAACCTCGACTTCACCGACGTCCGCGCGCTGATCAAAAGTCTCGAACAGAAGAGCGACGACCCGATTTTGCGCTCAGCGCCCGAAGCGATCGACCTCTCGGTGCTGAAACTAGTCGCCGAAGACCCCGCCATCGCCGCCCGGCGCGGCATTCACGCCCGTCGCCTGTGGGCCGTCTGCGGCCTGCCCGACTTCCGCAAGGTCGGGCCGATGCACCACGCGCGCATGGTCCGCCGCCTGTTCAGCTACATTGGCGAAGGCGGCCACGTCCCTCACGAATGGTTCGCCGCGGAGGTTGCCCGGCTCGATAACATGAGCGGCGATATCGAGGCCCTCGCTGACCGCCTCGCCGGCATCCGCAGCTGGGCCTACATCGCGCACCGCGCCGACTGGCTGAAGGAGCCGGTCAAATGGGCCGACCGCACCCGCGAGGTCGAGGCGCGGCTGAGTGACGCGCTGCACGAGCGGCTCACCCAGCGCTTCGTCGATCGCCGCACCTCCGTCCTCGTCCGCGACATCGGCGCCCGCGGCGCCGACGCGCTGCCGGTGACCGTCGCCGCCGATGGCGAGGTCAGCGTGGGCCCCGAGCCCATCGGCCATCTCACCGGGTTCGACTTCCGCGTCGACCCCTCCGCCAAGCTCGCCGACAAGCGCCTGCTCCTCGCCGCCGCCGAGCGCCGCCTAGGCGACGAGCTCGACCGCCGCGCCAAGGCGCTGGTCGAGGCGAAGGATGAAACATTCCAGCTGATCATCGAGGATACCGGCGGCCTGGCCGTCTGCTGGGAAGGTCATGTCCTCGCCCGCCTGGCGCCCGGCCGCTCGCTCCTCGAACCCGCCCTCCGCACCGCGCGCGCCCTCGACCGCCTATCCGCTCCGGCACGCGCAGCGCTTCGGCAACGCCTTGAAGCGTGGCTCGAAACACAGATTGGTCGGCACCTCGGCTCGCTAAAGCAGCTGGCCGCTGCCGCTGGCGATCCGGCGACGCCGTCCTCGGTCCGTGCGCTCGCCGCCATGCTGGCCGACGCAGGCGGTCACCTTCCGCGAAAGACTGCGCTCAGTGCCATCGCCCATCTCGAACAAGCCGATCGCCAAGCCGTACACCGTCTGAGGGTCCGCCTCGGCCCTCTGGACGTGTTCCTGCCGCTGCTGCTGAAGCCCGCCGCGCAATATTGGCGTGCCGCGCTTCTCGCCGTGAAGCAGGGCCAGCCGATGCCGACGCTACCCGCCCCCGGCGCAGCGACGCTCACGGCGGACGCGGACCCGCGCGGCGCGGCGCTAGCCTACCGCCGCCTCGGCAAGACCTGGCTGCGCATCGACCTCGCCGACCGCCTCGCCAGCCATGCCCGCAAGGTTCGCTCCGCCGGCGGCAACGATCCTGTCGACCGCGATCTCGCGATATCCGTCGGCCTCGACGACGAAGCTCTGTCGCGGCTGATGAATGACATCGGCTTTGCCCGTGCTGGCGATGCGTGGAAGTGGCACGGCCGGCGCGGATCGCGTCCCGACGCCTGGCGCCCCGGGACCAACGCGTTCGCCGAACTGGCAAAGCTCAAGAAGTGA
- the thiC gene encoding phosphomethylpyrimidine synthase ThiC yields the protein MADVPARTELKVTTGSIRGSRKIHVGPLGVAMRAVDLEPSSGEPPVVLYDTSGPYTDPNVRIDIMAGLPELRREWIRARGDVEEVAQREVLPEDNGQLGPDRSGGVQPFPNVRKKVLRAKAGANVTQMHYARRGIITPEMEYVAHRENLGREAALNQIRDGESFGAAIPDFVTPEFVRDEIARGRAIIPNNINHPESEPMAIGRNFLVKINANIGNSAVASDVASEVDKMVWAIRWGADTVMDLSTGRNIHDTREWIIRNSPVPIGTVPIYQALEKVGGIAEDLTWDVYRDTLVEQAEQGVDYFTIHAGVRLPYVPLAANRVTGIVSRGGSIMAKWCLAHHRESFLYERFDEICEIMKAYDIAFSLGDGLRPGSTADANDEAQFAELYTLGELTKKAWEHDCQVMIEGPGHVPMHKVKENMDKQLESCGEAPFYTLGPLVTDVAPGYDHITSGIGAAMIGWFGTAMLCYVTPKEHLGLPDRDDVKVGVVTYKLAAHAADLAKGHPAARLHDDALSRARFEFRWRDQFNLSLDPETAEQYHDQTLPAEGAKTAHFCSMCGPKFCSMKISQEVREFARLNPPMPTTENPDRGKSDGLPADAEAGMAEMSRVYEETGRELYIGAGDRTHD from the coding sequence ATGGCGGACGTTCCCGCGCGCACCGAACTCAAAGTCACCACCGGCTCGATCCGCGGCAGCCGCAAGATCCACGTCGGCCCCCTCGGCGTCGCGATGCGCGCCGTCGATCTCGAGCCCTCCTCCGGAGAGCCGCCCGTCGTCCTTTATGACACCAGCGGCCCCTACACCGACCCGAACGTACGGATCGACATTATGGCCGGCCTGCCGGAGCTGCGGCGCGAGTGGATACGGGCCCGCGGCGACGTCGAGGAAGTGGCGCAGCGGGAAGTGCTGCCGGAAGACAACGGACAGCTTGGCCCCGACCGGTCCGGCGGGGTGCAACCCTTTCCAAACGTTCGGAAAAAGGTTCTTCGCGCCAAGGCTGGGGCGAACGTCACGCAGATGCACTATGCGCGGCGCGGAATCATCACGCCGGAGATGGAATATGTCGCCCACCGCGAGAACCTCGGCCGCGAAGCCGCGCTGAACCAAATCCGCGACGGCGAAAGCTTCGGCGCTGCCATCCCCGACTTCGTCACGCCCGAATTCGTCCGCGACGAGATCGCGCGCGGACGCGCCATCATCCCCAACAACATCAACCACCCGGAATCCGAGCCGATGGCGATCGGCCGCAACTTCCTGGTCAAGATCAACGCCAACATCGGCAACAGCGCCGTAGCCTCGGATGTTGCGTCCGAGGTCGACAAGATGGTGTGGGCGATCCGCTGGGGCGCCGACACGGTCATGGACCTCTCGACCGGCCGCAACATCCACGACACGCGCGAATGGATCATCCGCAACTCGCCCGTGCCGATCGGCACCGTCCCCATCTACCAGGCGCTGGAAAAGGTCGGCGGCATCGCCGAGGACCTGACCTGGGACGTCTATCGCGACACCCTCGTCGAACAGGCCGAGCAGGGCGTCGACTATTTCACCATCCACGCAGGCGTCCGCCTGCCCTACGTCCCGTTGGCCGCAAACCGCGTCACCGGCATCGTCAGCCGCGGCGGCTCGATCATGGCCAAATGGTGCCTCGCCCACCACCGCGAGAGCTTCCTCTACGAACGCTTCGACGAAATCTGCGAGATCATGAAGGCCTACGACATCGCCTTCAGCCTCGGCGACGGCCTCCGCCCCGGCAGCACCGCCGACGCCAATGACGAGGCACAGTTCGCCGAACTCTACACGCTCGGCGAGCTGACGAAGAAAGCCTGGGAGCACGACTGCCAGGTGATGATCGAGGGTCCCGGCCACGTGCCGATGCACAAGGTCAAGGAGAACATGGACAAGCAGCTGGAAAGCTGCGGCGAGGCGCCCTTCTACACCCTCGGGCCGCTCGTGACCGACGTCGCCCCCGGCTACGACCACATCACCAGCGGCATCGGCGCCGCGATGATCGGCTGGTTCGGCACCGCCATGCTTTGCTACGTCACGCCCAAGGAGCATCTCGGCCTGCCCGACCGCGACGACGTCAAGGTCGGCGTCGTCACCTACAAGCTCGCTGCCCACGCCGCGGACCTCGCCAAGGGCCACCCCGCCGCGCGCCTGCACGACGACGCGCTCAGCCGCGCCCGCTTCGAGTTCCGCTGGCGCGACCAGTTCAACCTGTCGCTCGACCCCGAGACGGCGGAGCAATATCACGACCAGACGCTGCCCGCCGAAGGCGCCAAGACCGCGCACTTCTGCAGCATGTGCGGCCCCAAGTTCTGCTCGATGAAGATCAGCCAGGAAGTCCGCGAGTTCGCGCGCCTCAACCCGCCCATGCCGACGACCGAGAACCCTGACCGCGGCAAGTCCGACGGCCTGCCCGCCGATGCCGAAGCCGGCATGGCGGAGATGAGCCGCGTCTACGAGGAGACCGGGCGCGAGCTGTACATCGGCGCGGGCGACCGGACCCACGACTGA
- the fdxA gene encoding ferredoxin FdxA — protein sequence MTYVVTDACIRCKYMDCVEVCPVDCFYEGENMLVINPNECIDCGVCEPECPAEAILPDTESGLEKWLEVNANFSSSWPNITRKKDSPADADEHKGEEGKYDKYFSPEPGEGD from the coding sequence ATGACCTACGTCGTTACCGACGCCTGCATCCGCTGTAAGTACATGGACTGCGTCGAGGTCTGTCCGGTCGACTGCTTCTACGAGGGCGAGAACATGCTCGTCATCAACCCCAACGAGTGCATCGACTGCGGCGTGTGCGAGCCGGAATGTCCGGCCGAGGCCATCCTGCCGGACACCGAAAGCGGGCTCGAAAAGTGGCTCGAGGTCAACGCCAATTTCTCGTCCAGCTGGCCGAACATCACGCGCAAGAAGGACAGCCCCGCCGACGCCGACGAGCACAAGGGCGAAGAAGGCAAGTACGACAAATACTTCAGCCCGGAGCCGGGCGAGGGCGACTAA
- a CDS encoding RNA-binding S4 domain-containing protein, with the protein MRIDRFLHCIRLLKSRTLAQSLVEEGHVRIDGKRITKTAEEVRVGSVIAFPLHDRIRILRVLSLPDRRGPATEARTHYEELGVDEPKPAT; encoded by the coding sequence GTGAGGATCGACCGCTTCCTGCACTGCATCCGTCTGCTCAAGAGCCGCACTCTCGCCCAGTCGCTGGTCGAAGAGGGCCATGTCCGCATCGACGGCAAGCGGATCACCAAGACCGCTGAGGAAGTTCGCGTCGGCAGCGTCATCGCCTTTCCGCTTCACGACCGCATTCGTATCCTGCGCGTGCTCAGCTTGCCGGACCGCCGCGGGCCCGCGACCGAAGCTCGCACCCACTACGAGGAACTGGGCGTTGACGAGCCGAAACCCGCGACCTAG